The Saccharothrix variisporea genome has a segment encoding these proteins:
- a CDS encoding alpha-1,4-glucan--maltose-1-phosphate maltosyltransferase yields MSGRLGIDDVTPTVSGGRYPAKAVVGEHVPVEATVWREGHDAVAATVTWRGPGDRVARQTRMAPLGVGLDRWVATIVPDAEGSWTFRVDAWSDPWSTWLHAVEVKIAAGQGAGELENDLENGARLLDRVARRPDRRKDKPLLLNAAAALRDEDRPLPERVAPALAQDVRRVMHEHPVRELITKGKPQKVWVDRKRAAFGSWYEFFPRSTGGVDESGVPVHGTFATATKELDRIAAMGFDVAYLPPIHPIGRVNRKGPNNSLHATEDDPGSTWAIGADEGGHDAIHPELGTIEDFDAFVARANELGLEVALDLALQCAPDHPWVLKHPEWFTTRPDGTIAYAENPPKKYQDIYPINFDNDPQGLYNEVLRVVLHWVDHGVRIFRVDNPHTKPPDFWQWLIWTVKDAHPDVLFLSEAFTRPARLYGLAKLGFTQSYTYFTWRTTKEELTEFGVDLVQHWDEARPNLFVNTPDILHESLQHGGPGMFALRAALAATMSPTWGVYSGYELFEHQAVREGSEEYLNSEKYQLRPRDYAKAVAEGRSLEPWLRKLNTIRRAHPALQQMRTLRFHHVDNPALIAYSKQDPGSGDTVVVVVNLDPHNAQDGTVWLDLPSLGFDWPERLIAHDEVTGETWDWGQANYVRLEPWRASAHVVAVQRRFSS; encoded by the coding sequence ATGAGCGGACGACTCGGTATCGACGACGTGACCCCGACCGTGAGCGGTGGCCGGTACCCGGCCAAGGCCGTGGTCGGCGAGCACGTCCCGGTCGAGGCGACGGTGTGGCGCGAGGGCCACGACGCCGTCGCCGCCACGGTGACGTGGCGTGGGCCGGGTGACCGGGTCGCCAGACAGACACGCATGGCGCCGCTGGGCGTCGGTCTGGACCGGTGGGTCGCCACGATCGTCCCGGACGCCGAGGGTTCGTGGACCTTCCGCGTCGACGCCTGGTCGGACCCGTGGTCCACCTGGCTGCACGCCGTCGAGGTCAAGATCGCCGCCGGCCAGGGCGCCGGCGAGCTGGAGAACGACCTGGAGAACGGCGCGCGCCTGCTGGACCGCGTGGCCCGCCGTCCCGACCGCCGCAAGGACAAGCCGCTGCTGCTCAACGCCGCCGCCGCCCTGCGCGACGAGGACCGGCCGCTGCCCGAACGGGTCGCGCCCGCCCTCGCCCAGGACGTCCGGCGGGTCATGCACGAGCACCCGGTCCGCGAGCTGATCACCAAGGGCAAGCCGCAGAAGGTCTGGGTCGACCGCAAGCGCGCCGCCTTCGGCTCGTGGTACGAGTTCTTCCCCCGCTCCACCGGCGGGGTCGACGAGTCCGGCGTCCCGGTGCACGGCACGTTCGCCACGGCGACCAAGGAGCTCGACCGCATCGCCGCGATGGGCTTCGACGTGGCCTACCTGCCGCCGATCCACCCGATCGGCCGGGTCAACCGCAAGGGCCCCAACAACAGCCTCCACGCCACCGAGGACGACCCGGGCTCGACGTGGGCGATCGGCGCCGACGAGGGCGGTCACGACGCCATCCACCCCGAGCTGGGCACCATCGAGGACTTCGACGCCTTCGTGGCCCGCGCGAACGAGCTGGGCCTGGAGGTCGCCCTCGACCTCGCCCTCCAGTGCGCGCCGGACCACCCGTGGGTGCTCAAGCACCCGGAGTGGTTCACCACCCGCCCCGACGGGACCATCGCCTACGCCGAGAACCCGCCGAAGAAGTACCAGGACATCTACCCGATCAACTTCGACAACGACCCCCAGGGCCTCTACAACGAGGTGCTCCGGGTCGTCCTGCACTGGGTGGACCACGGGGTGCGGATCTTCCGGGTCGACAACCCGCACACCAAGCCGCCGGACTTCTGGCAGTGGCTGATCTGGACGGTCAAGGACGCCCACCCGGACGTGCTGTTCCTGTCCGAGGCGTTCACCCGCCCGGCCCGGCTGTACGGGCTGGCCAAGCTCGGCTTCACCCAGAGCTACACGTACTTCACCTGGCGCACCACCAAGGAGGAGCTGACCGAGTTCGGCGTGGACCTGGTCCAGCACTGGGACGAGGCCCGGCCGAACCTGTTCGTCAACACCCCGGACATCCTGCACGAGTCCCTCCAGCACGGCGGGCCGGGCATGTTCGCGCTGCGCGCCGCGCTGGCCGCGACGATGTCGCCGACGTGGGGCGTGTACTCGGGCTACGAGCTGTTCGAGCACCAGGCGGTGCGCGAGGGCAGCGAGGAGTACCTGAACTCGGAGAAGTACCAGCTGCGGCCCCGCGACTACGCCAAGGCGGTCGCCGAGGGCCGTTCGCTGGAGCCGTGGCTGCGCAAGCTCAACACGATCCGGCGGGCGCACCCCGCGTTGCAGCAGATGCGAACACTCCGCTTCCACCACGTGGACAACCCCGCGCTCATCGCCTACTCGAAGCAGGACCCGGGCAGCGGCGACACGGTGGTCGTGGTGGTCAACCTCGACCCGCACAACGCGCAGGACGGCACCGTCTGGCTCGACCTGCCCTCGCTCGGCTTCGACTGGCCGGAACGGCTGATCGCGCACGACGAGGTCACCGGGGAGACCTGGGACTGGGGCCAGGCCAACTACGTCCGGCTCGAACCCTGGCGTGCATCGGCGCACGTCGTGGCGGTGCAGCGCAGGTTCAGCAGCTAA
- a CDS encoding NACHT domain-containing protein: MLTNLGWSAALITPVVAGLLFVPRALWRRWRDRIVERLDSGLRRRVSRFGRHYRRYMLTSFRYADLKGLFLVGPHTPRFDEVYVDVGLAAQTPHNAQTSLLARLPAGDRHALTDLLGHPEPVVLAVIGVPGSGKTTLLRHVALAVAGPRRSRRRIPVLLYLRDHVTAIVADAALPDLVRAQLVRFPTPEPPGWFEQRLRAGDCVVLLDGLDEVASPEDRRRVSAWVERQVRQYPRNDFVLTSRPQGYRTAPVSGATVLQVRDFTDEQVNRFVRGWYAAMERLSTGDVGEAVRLRAEKAADELLDKLHATPTLDDLSANPLLLTMVANVHRFGSKLPDSRAELYREICEVVLWRRHEAKDLPVRLDGHRKEVVLQTLAHTMMTRRVRDLARSEVLDVFRPVLRRMSTSMTEELLLEDVSSNGLLVERESGEFSFAHQTFQEYLAAVHVRQAGDLLSLAAVVDDDWWRETTVLAVARTFADPVVHACLESGTVAALSLAFECAEVCSELSPELRGRLDAFVDSDDPERRRLVAGIALTRFMRERVVLGDGVAVCSRPVPNSLYRLYLLDNDRPVPPGLDPEAPARGVWATEARDFTRWATEVVGGSTRYRLPTRTEVDHPAARRVIGKTGHRYWLEGGDRVAYIYRKFSGAMVREYLRADLEVADCTGLLTLLHLEAVTSSYLADLHRRSLDPPPPMPERLSRDFALFSIPVGLTGVDTELVELSLAPTWAEAIRSAEWLQAAVVAARLRLVRLHVDVPVVEVLGLARQLTSTERFPLHPGDRAPFEESPVGQALAMSIERGTEFADALVGIPTHLELVPEKLAADARATPLKAIAWDIGLPDRLRAIAEPVFAGRRTVTPELATAIRVGAALLAVDLHGSDDALRYWRMAAGATLLQRRAAGDEPADETIVLAVDRRTG, encoded by the coding sequence GTGCTCACGAACCTCGGCTGGTCCGCCGCTCTGATCACGCCCGTTGTCGCGGGCCTGCTGTTCGTGCCGCGTGCGCTGTGGCGGCGGTGGCGTGACCGGATTGTCGAACGGCTGGATTCCGGACTCCGCCGTCGGGTGAGCCGTTTCGGTCGTCATTACCGCCGGTACATGTTGACCTCGTTCAGGTACGCCGACCTCAAAGGACTGTTCCTCGTCGGCCCCCACACGCCGAGGTTCGACGAGGTCTACGTGGACGTGGGCCTGGCCGCCCAGACCCCGCACAACGCCCAGACCTCGCTGCTGGCCCGATTACCCGCCGGCGACCGGCACGCTCTCACGGACCTCCTGGGTCATCCGGAACCGGTCGTGCTCGCCGTGATCGGCGTGCCCGGCAGCGGCAAGACCACGCTGCTGCGGCACGTCGCCCTGGCCGTCGCCGGTCCGCGCCGTTCCCGCCGCCGCATCCCGGTCCTGCTGTACCTGCGCGACCACGTGACCGCGATCGTCGCCGACGCGGCCCTGCCGGACCTGGTCCGCGCCCAACTCGTGCGGTTCCCGACGCCGGAGCCGCCGGGGTGGTTCGAGCAGCGGCTGCGCGCCGGCGACTGCGTCGTGCTGCTGGACGGCCTGGACGAAGTGGCCTCCCCCGAGGACCGCCGGCGGGTCTCGGCGTGGGTCGAACGCCAGGTCCGCCAGTACCCGCGCAACGACTTCGTCCTGACTTCGCGTCCCCAGGGTTACCGGACGGCTCCCGTGTCCGGGGCGACCGTGCTGCAGGTGCGGGACTTCACCGACGAGCAGGTGAACCGGTTCGTGCGGGGTTGGTACGCGGCGATGGAGCGCTTGAGCACCGGCGATGTCGGGGAGGCCGTGCGGCTGCGGGCGGAGAAGGCGGCCGACGAGCTGCTGGACAAGCTGCACGCCACCCCAACTCTTGATGATTTGTCGGCGAACCCTTTGCTGCTGACGATGGTCGCCAACGTGCACCGGTTCGGCAGCAAGCTGCCTGATAGCCGGGCGGAGTTGTACCGGGAGATCTGCGAGGTCGTGCTGTGGCGGCGGCACGAGGCCAAGGACCTGCCGGTCCGGCTCGACGGCCACCGCAAGGAGGTCGTCTTGCAGACTTTGGCCCACACGATGATGACCCGCCGGGTGCGGGACTTGGCGCGGTCTGAGGTGCTCGACGTCTTCCGGCCGGTGCTGCGGCGGATGTCCACCTCGATGACGGAAGAGTTGCTGCTGGAGGACGTGAGTTCGAACGGGTTGCTGGTGGAGCGGGAAAGCGGCGAATTTTCTTTCGCGCACCAGACCTTCCAGGAGTACTTGGCGGCAGTGCACGTCCGGCAGGCGGGTGATTTGTTGTCGTTGGCGGCTGTGGTGGACGACGACTGGTGGCGGGAGACGACCGTGCTGGCCGTCGCTCGGACGTTCGCCGATCCGGTCGTGCACGCGTGCCTGGAGTCGGGGACGGTGGCGGCGTTGTCGCTGGCGTTCGAGTGCGCGGAGGTGTGCTCGGAGCTGTCTCCGGAGCTGAGGGGTCGGCTGGACGCTTTCGTGGACAGCGACGACCCCGAGCGCCGGCGGCTGGTGGCGGGCATCGCGCTGACCAGGTTCATGCGGGAGCGAGTGGTCCTGGGGGACGGGGTGGCGGTGTGCAGCCGGCCGGTGCCGAACTCCCTGTACCGCCTCTACCTGCTCGACAACGACCGCCCAGTGCCTCCCGGACTGGACCCGGAGGCCCCGGCGCGAGGCGTGTGGGCGACCGAAGCCCGGGACTTCACGCGATGGGCCACCGAGGTGGTGGGCGGCTCAACCCGCTACCGCCTGCCCACGCGGACCGAGGTGGATCACCCGGCCGCGCGCCGGGTGATCGGCAAGACAGGCCACCGGTACTGGTTGGAAGGGGGTGATCGAGTGGCATACATCTACCGCAAGTTCTCCGGGGCGATGGTGCGGGAGTACCTGCGCGCTGACCTCGAAGTCGCCGACTGCACGGGCCTGCTCACCCTGCTGCACCTGGAGGCGGTCACCTCTTCCTACCTCGCGGACCTGCACCGCCGGTCGCTCGACCCGCCGCCACCGATGCCGGAGCGGTTGAGCCGGGACTTCGCACTGTTCTCCATCCCCGTCGGCCTCACCGGCGTGGACACCGAACTCGTCGAACTGAGCCTGGCCCCGACCTGGGCCGAGGCCATCCGATCGGCGGAGTGGCTCCAAGCCGCCGTGGTTGCGGCGCGGCTGAGGCTGGTCCGGCTCCACGTGGACGTGCCGGTGGTGGAGGTCCTCGGGCTGGCCCGCCAACTGACCAGCACCGAGCGCTTCCCGCTGCACCCCGGCGATCGTGCGCCGTTCGAGGAGTCGCCGGTCGGCCAAGCGCTCGCGATGTCGATCGAGAGGGGCACCGAGTTCGCCGATGCGTTGGTCGGCATCCCCACCCACCTGGAACTGGTGCCCGAGAAGCTGGCGGCGGATGCGCGCGCGACACCGCTCAAGGCGATCGCGTGGGACATCGGTCTGCCCGACAGGCTGCGCGCGATCGCGGAACCGGTTTTCGCCGGGCGGCGGACGGTTACCCCCGAACTGGCCACCGCCATCCGGGTGGGTGCGGCGCTCCTCGCCGTCGACCTCCACGGGTCCGACGACGCCCTGCGGTACTGGCGGATGGCGGCCGGGGCAACGCTGCTCCAGCGGCGGGCTGCCGGAGACGAACCGGCCGACGAGACGATCGTCCTGGCCGTCGATCGGCGGACCGGGTGA
- the treS gene encoding maltose alpha-D-glucosyltransferase produces the protein MAEDPRPDAALTGLEGVPHTGEAIGADGLLVEPQAEDFRSARLVPRERDWFKGAVFYEVLVRAFTDSNGDGTGDLRGLASRLDYLEWLGVDCLWLPPFYASPLRDGGYDISDFRSVLPEFGTVEDFVYLLDEAHRRGIRVITDLVLNHTSDAHPWFQQSRSDPDGPYGDYYVWSDDDSKYSDARIIFVDTETSNWTYDPVRGQFFWHRFFSHQPDLNYENPDVQEAMLDTLRFWLDLGIDGFRLDAVPYLFEQEGTNCENLPRTHDFLKRCRKVVDDEYPGRVLLAEANQWPSDVVEYFGNPEVGGDECHMAFHFPLMPRIFMAVRRESRFPISEILAQTPQIPDGCQWGIFLRNHDELTLEMVTDEERDYMYAEYAKDPRMKANIGIRRRLAPLLENDRNQQELFTAMLLSLPGSPVLYYGDEIGMGDNIWLGDRDAVRTPMQWTPDRNAGFSSCDPGRIYLPVIMDPVYGYQGLNVEAQLNNQSSLLNWTRRMIEVRKQHHAFAEGDFTDLGGSNPSVLAYRRRWCRPDGQEDIVVCVNNLSRFPQPVELDLSEHIGSRPVELTGGVRFPTVGELPYLLTLPGHGFYWFQLVEAGDEGEAR, from the coding sequence ATGGCAGAAGACCCCCGACCCGACGCCGCGCTGACCGGACTGGAAGGCGTGCCGCACACCGGCGAGGCCATCGGCGCCGACGGCCTGCTGGTCGAACCGCAGGCCGAGGACTTCCGCTCCGCGCGGCTGGTGCCGCGCGAGCGCGACTGGTTCAAGGGCGCGGTGTTCTACGAGGTGCTGGTGCGCGCGTTCACGGACTCGAACGGCGACGGCACCGGGGACCTGCGGGGGCTCGCGTCCCGGCTGGACTACCTGGAGTGGCTCGGCGTGGACTGCCTGTGGCTGCCGCCGTTCTACGCCTCGCCGCTGCGCGACGGCGGCTACGACATCTCCGACTTCCGCTCGGTGCTGCCCGAGTTCGGCACCGTCGAGGACTTCGTCTACCTGCTGGACGAGGCCCACCGGCGGGGCATCCGGGTGATCACCGACCTGGTGCTCAACCACACCTCCGACGCCCACCCGTGGTTCCAGCAGTCCCGCTCCGACCCGGACGGCCCGTACGGCGACTACTACGTGTGGAGCGACGACGACTCGAAGTACTCCGACGCGCGGATCATCTTCGTCGACACCGAGACGTCGAACTGGACCTACGACCCGGTGCGCGGCCAGTTCTTCTGGCACCGGTTCTTCTCCCACCAGCCGGACCTGAACTACGAGAACCCGGACGTCCAGGAGGCGATGCTGGACACCCTGCGGTTCTGGCTGGACCTGGGCATCGACGGGTTCCGCCTGGACGCCGTGCCCTACCTGTTCGAGCAGGAGGGCACCAACTGCGAGAACCTGCCGCGCACCCACGACTTCCTCAAGCGCTGCCGCAAGGTCGTGGACGACGAGTACCCGGGCCGGGTGCTGCTCGCGGAGGCCAACCAGTGGCCCTCGGACGTGGTGGAGTACTTCGGCAATCCCGAGGTCGGCGGCGACGAGTGCCACATGGCGTTCCACTTCCCGCTCATGCCGCGCATCTTCATGGCGGTGCGCCGCGAGTCGCGGTTCCCGATCTCGGAGATCCTGGCGCAGACGCCGCAGATCCCGGACGGCTGCCAGTGGGGCATCTTCCTGCGCAACCACGACGAGCTGACCTTGGAAATGGTCACCGACGAAGAGCGCGACTACATGTACGCGGAGTACGCGAAGGACCCGCGGATGAAGGCGAACATCGGCATCCGGCGGCGGCTGGCGCCGCTGCTGGAGAACGACCGCAACCAGCAGGAGCTGTTCACCGCGATGCTGCTGTCGCTGCCCGGGTCCCCGGTGCTCTACTACGGCGACGAGATCGGCATGGGCGACAACATCTGGCTGGGCGACCGGGACGCGGTGCGCACGCCGATGCAGTGGACCCCGGACCGTAACGCAGGTTTTTCCTCCTGCGACCCCGGGCGGATCTACCTGCCGGTGATCATGGACCCCGTGTACGGCTACCAGGGCCTCAACGTGGAGGCGCAGCTGAACAACCAGTCCTCCCTGCTGAACTGGACGCGGCGGATGATCGAGGTGCGCAAGCAGCACCACGCGTTCGCGGAGGGCGACTTCACCGACCTGGGCGGCTCGAACCCCAGCGTGCTGGCTTACCGCAGGCGGTGGTGCCGGCCGGACGGGCAAGAGGACATCGTGGTGTGCGTGAACAACCTGTCCCGGTTCCCCCAACCGGTGGAACTGGACCTGTCCGAGCACATCGGGTCCCGGCCGGT
- the glgP gene encoding alpha-glucan family phosphorylase, with the protein MRALRRFTVRASLPEPLSALGTLALNLRWTWHQPTQDLFASVDPDLWSASADPLRLLSTVDPERLEGLARDEQFLARTRALADDLHRYLTGPRWFQRRQDEVQQRREHGNYELSPLPSAIAYFSMEFGVTEALPNYSGGLGVLAGDHLKAASDLGVPLIAVGLLYRSGYFRQALSLDGWQIEHYPVLDPRGLPLELLTEPSGAPILVHVAMPGDRVLRAKIWKAQVGRIPLLLLDSDVEENDEDLRGVTDRLYGGDQDHRIRQEILAGIGGVRAVRTFCELTGHQSPEVFHTNEGHAGFLGLERIRELVTGEGLDFDQALAAVRAGTVFTTHTPVPAGIDRFPVDLVQHYFGAETLLPGVNTQRILALGAEENPGLFNMAHMGLRLAQRANGVSKLHGKVSRDMFRGLWPGFDVTEVPIGSVTNGVHGPTWAATEMSRLLGESDDTGVGLRGFEPVTDQRLWELRNDLRGKLVDEVRRRTRASWLQRGASALELGWTDSVFDPDVLTVGFARRVPTYKRLTLMLRDPERLRALLLHPERPVQLVVAGKSHPADDGGKALIQQIVRFADDAGVRHRIVFLPDYDMSMARYLYWGCDVWLNNPMRPLEACGTSGMKSALNGGLNLSIRDGWWDELYDGSNGWAIPTADGVTDPTRRDDLEAAALYDLLGNQVAPLFYDRGENGVPTRWLSMVRHTLASLGPAVQASRMVREYVENLYAPAASSAASVVGEGYRGAKELAAYRQRLRASWTRVRVLDSDMTLNGSAAPLLGTPVGVRARIELAGLEPSEVDVQVVLGKVGDSDELYDVVTHTMHYSGNGNYDIEVPLPHAGAVGYTVRVLPRHDLLASPAELGRVVLAG; encoded by the coding sequence ATGCGAGCACTCCGCCGGTTCACCGTCCGAGCCAGCCTGCCAGAGCCGCTGTCCGCACTGGGCACGCTCGCCCTGAACCTGCGCTGGACCTGGCACCAGCCGACACAGGACCTGTTCGCCTCGGTCGACCCCGACCTGTGGTCGGCGAGCGCGGACCCGCTGCGGCTGCTGTCCACGGTCGACCCGGAGCGGTTGGAGGGGCTGGCGCGGGACGAGCAGTTCCTCGCGCGCACCCGGGCGCTGGCCGACGACCTGCACCGCTACCTCACCGGGCCCCGGTGGTTCCAGCGGCGGCAGGACGAGGTGCAGCAGCGGCGTGAGCACGGCAACTACGAGCTGAGCCCGCTGCCCTCGGCGATCGCCTACTTCTCGATGGAGTTCGGCGTCACCGAGGCCCTGCCCAACTACTCGGGCGGCCTCGGCGTGCTCGCCGGCGACCACCTCAAGGCGGCCTCGGACCTGGGCGTCCCGCTGATCGCGGTCGGCCTGCTCTACCGGTCCGGCTACTTCCGGCAGGCCCTGTCCCTGGACGGCTGGCAGATCGAGCACTACCCGGTGCTCGACCCGCGCGGCCTGCCGCTGGAGCTGCTCACCGAGCCGTCCGGCGCGCCGATCCTGGTGCACGTGGCCATGCCCGGCGACCGGGTGCTGCGCGCGAAGATCTGGAAGGCCCAGGTGGGCCGCATCCCGCTGCTCCTGCTCGACTCCGACGTCGAGGAGAACGACGAGGACCTGCGGGGCGTCACCGACCGCCTCTACGGCGGCGACCAGGACCACCGCATCCGCCAGGAGATCCTGGCGGGCATCGGCGGTGTGCGCGCGGTGCGGACGTTCTGCGAGCTGACCGGGCACCAGAGCCCCGAGGTGTTCCACACCAACGAGGGCCACGCCGGGTTCCTCGGCCTGGAGCGCATCCGCGAGCTGGTCACCGGCGAGGGCTTGGACTTCGACCAGGCGCTGGCGGCCGTGCGCGCGGGCACCGTGTTCACCACGCACACCCCGGTCCCGGCGGGCATCGACCGGTTCCCGGTGGACCTCGTGCAGCACTACTTCGGTGCCGAGACGCTCCTGCCGGGCGTGAACACCCAGCGCATCCTCGCCCTCGGCGCGGAGGAGAACCCCGGCCTGTTCAACATGGCCCACATGGGCCTGCGGCTCGCCCAGCGCGCCAACGGCGTGTCCAAGCTGCACGGCAAGGTCAGCCGGGACATGTTCCGCGGCCTGTGGCCGGGCTTCGACGTCACCGAGGTGCCCATCGGGTCGGTCACCAACGGCGTCCACGGGCCGACGTGGGCGGCCACCGAGATGAGCCGCCTGCTCGGCGAGTCCGACGACACCGGCGTTGGCCTGCGCGGCTTCGAGCCGGTCACCGACCAGCGGCTGTGGGAGCTGCGCAACGACCTGCGCGGCAAGCTGGTGGACGAGGTGCGCCGGCGGACCCGCGCGTCGTGGTTGCAGCGCGGCGCGTCGGCGCTGGAGCTGGGCTGGACGGACTCGGTGTTCGACCCGGACGTCCTGACCGTCGGCTTCGCCCGCCGCGTCCCCACCTACAAGCGGCTGACGCTGATGCTGCGCGACCCGGAGCGGCTGCGTGCGTTGCTGCTGCACCCCGAGCGGCCGGTGCAGCTGGTCGTGGCGGGCAAGTCCCACCCGGCCGACGACGGCGGCAAGGCGCTGATCCAGCAGATCGTCCGGTTCGCCGACGACGCCGGCGTGCGGCACCGGATCGTGTTCCTGCCCGACTACGACATGTCGATGGCCCGCTACCTGTACTGGGGCTGCGACGTGTGGCTGAACAACCCGATGCGCCCGCTGGAGGCGTGCGGCACGTCCGGCATGAAGTCCGCGCTCAACGGCGGCCTGAACCTGTCGATCCGGGACGGCTGGTGGGACGAGCTGTACGACGGCAGCAACGGCTGGGCCATCCCGACCGCGGACGGTGTCACCGACCCGACCCGCCGCGACGACCTGGAGGCCGCCGCCCTGTACGACCTGCTGGGCAACCAGGTCGCGCCGCTGTTCTACGACCGCGGCGAGAACGGCGTGCCCACGCGGTGGCTGTCGATGGTCCGGCACACGCTGGCGTCGCTCGGCCCGGCCGTGCAGGCGTCGCGGATGGTCCGGGAGTACGTGGAGAACCTGTACGCGCCCGCCGCGTCGTCCGCCGCGTCCGTGGTGGGCGAGGGGTACCGGGGCGCGAAGGAGCTGGCCGCCTACCGGCAGCGGCTGCGCGCGTCGTGGACGCGGGTGCGGGTGCTGGACTCGGACATGACGCTGAACGGGTCGGCCGCGCCGCTGCTCGGGACGCCGGTCGGGGTGCGGGCGCGGATCGAGCTGGCCGGGCTGGAGCCGTCCGAGGTGGACGTGCAGGTCGTGCTGGGCAAGGTCGGCGACTCCGACGAGCTGTACGACGTGGTCACGCACACCATGCACTACTCGGGCAACGGCAACTACGACATCGAGGTGCCGCTCCCGCACGCCGGCGCGGTCGGCTACACGGTCCGCGTGCTGCCGCGGCACGACCTCCTCGCGTCACCGGCTGAGCTGGGCCGGGTCGTCCTCGCCGGCTGA
- a CDS encoding rhodanese-like domain-containing protein: MSAEALLEEARRSLRRVTPEELPNLTNALVVDIRPRHNRAAEGEIPGSVPVERIVLEWRLDPHGDHRIPGFDADTTVVVLCNEGYASSLAARDLQRVGLPNATDLVGGFRAYAAAGLPVREGASEAVT; encoded by the coding sequence GTGAGCGCCGAAGCACTGCTCGAAGAAGCCCGGCGGAGCCTGCGCCGGGTCACGCCCGAGGAACTGCCGAACCTGACCAACGCGCTCGTCGTCGACATCCGCCCCCGTCACAACCGGGCCGCCGAAGGGGAGATCCCCGGCTCGGTGCCGGTCGAGCGGATCGTGTTGGAGTGGCGGCTCGACCCGCACGGCGACCACCGCATCCCCGGGTTCGACGCCGACACGACCGTCGTCGTGCTGTGCAACGAGGGCTACGCCTCCAGCCTCGCCGCACGCGACCTCCAGCGCGTCGGACTGCCCAACGCGACCGACCTCGTCGGCGGGTTCCGCGCGTACGCCGCCGCCGGGCTGCCGGTGCGGGAAGGTGCCAGCGAGGCCGTCACCTGA
- a CDS encoding tetratricopeptide repeat protein, translated as MWKVLTAVVVLVLVVWDYRSAPAGLAGAACGALAAMALLQIGLLLGALVWRTRVTAVVIGVGGEVRTWNRPGLRIVLRNVPVLMSVGITAGRAPVRRRIWSTSCTSVLLTASSVAACWVFLDGPFARGLAVAGTAVVVNALVPRRSAGNTSAGWFLFTLPRLKGRVVAELEAAPLVTAASDALEAGDLDRAEEVAERLMAAHPTLLSAIGTKVSVLTMRTRYAEALHMVSNLVGRTDLDQRDMAFVMAQMASSTANAMEAGQLPLEVGLGAAKRASEGAVQLGYPRYRATGTLAQLALLEDDVPRAIALAGQARQTAETTLNRADALATLARAQMAGGDNAAARRTLEEARELAGWMPRVAEVSARLDIS; from the coding sequence GTGTGGAAGGTGCTGACGGCGGTCGTCGTCCTCGTCCTGGTGGTCTGGGACTACCGCTCCGCCCCGGCCGGCCTGGCGGGTGCCGCGTGCGGTGCGCTCGCCGCGATGGCGTTGCTGCAGATCGGGTTGCTGCTCGGGGCGCTCGTGTGGCGCACGCGGGTGACGGCGGTGGTGATCGGGGTCGGCGGCGAGGTCCGGACGTGGAACCGGCCGGGGCTGCGGATCGTGTTGCGCAACGTCCCGGTGCTGATGTCCGTGGGCATCACCGCCGGTCGCGCGCCCGTGCGGCGGCGGATCTGGTCGACGTCGTGCACCTCGGTGCTGCTGACGGCGTCGTCGGTCGCCGCGTGCTGGGTGTTCCTCGACGGGCCGTTCGCCCGCGGCCTCGCGGTCGCCGGGACCGCCGTGGTGGTCAACGCCCTCGTGCCACGCCGGAGCGCGGGCAACACGTCCGCCGGCTGGTTCCTGTTCACGCTGCCGCGCCTGAAGGGCCGGGTGGTGGCCGAGCTCGAGGCCGCGCCCCTGGTGACCGCCGCGTCCGACGCCCTGGAGGCCGGTGACCTCGACCGCGCCGAGGAGGTGGCGGAGCGGCTGATGGCGGCGCACCCGACGTTGCTGTCCGCGATCGGGACGAAGGTGTCCGTGCTGACGATGCGCACCCGGTACGCCGAGGCGCTGCACATGGTGAGCAACCTGGTCGGCCGGACGGACCTGGACCAGCGGGACATGGCGTTCGTGATGGCACAGATGGCCAGTTCGACGGCGAACGCGATGGAAGCCGGGCAGCTGCCGCTGGAGGTCGGGTTGGGTGCGGCGAAGCGGGCGTCCGAGGGTGCGGTGCAGCTCGGGTACCCGCGGTACCGGGCGACTGGGACGTTGGCGCAGCTCGCACTGCTGGAGGACGACGTGCCGCGGGCGATCGCGCTGGCCGGGCAGGCGCGGCAGACCGCCGAGACGACGCTGAACCGCGCCGACGCGCTCGCCACCCTGGCCCGCGCGCAGATGGCCGGCGGCGACAACGCGGCGGCGCGCCGGACCTTGGAGGAAGCCCGCGAACTGGCCGGCTGGATGCCCCGCGTGGCCGAGGTGAGCGCCCGCCTCGACATCTCCTGA